The nucleotide sequence AGAGCATGACCTGGAGCTACTCAGGCTTGATCTGCTCCAGATAGCGTTCGATATACTCTGGATTGAGTCTGAATAGGAGTTCCTTTTTGCTGGGGGAGGGGAAACAACGCTTGTTGGGACCTATTTAGCTCTCATTCAGTCCAGTTGTGGCCTGATATTAGCTGGTTTCGGCTTGCTTTTCCTCTGAGTGGTGATAAGGTCGAATTGTTGTGGGGGGAGAAATGGGATCTGGATTAGGGGGTATCTCTATTGTTTGATACGGTATCTGACGAATGGATTATTGAGGGGATTTAAGCCTGATAATCAACGATTATATTTATGACGAGAACGAAATGAATTCATATGAACTAGTTGAAATTATAAATCATTGTTTAGTCGAGGTTGCGACGAAGAAAAACTTTTTTGAAGCTATAGGTTATTTTCAAAAGATAAACGAAAAAATTCAGTTAAGAACTTCTGAGATAATATCAGTAACGGAAAAAGATAAAATTTTTAACATTGCTAATTCATTTAGAGGGACGCTGAATCAATTAATTAGCAAAGAAAAGACTGAAATTAATTTGTTTCCAGTTTATGATGAACTGAAAGCAGTTTCTGAATTGCTACAAAATTTATTCAAAAAGTTATCTCCTGATGATGAGAATCATCTTTCTATACTATCATCTTTAGATAAGTTTACACTATATTACCAAGATCATGTAAGGTTATATACTCCAGAATCTTTGCACAAAGTTGCTGGCGCTGCTTATGAATTATCTATAGAATATAATGAAATTATTTCAACTTTAAGTCTTGTTGTTTACAGTTTGTCTGCTGCTAATTATCAAAAAGCAGATAATGAAGAACTGGCTGAATTTATTTTCGGTAACATTAAATCTGCCATTGATTACTCAATAAAAATTAGATGCCTTATTGAAATATATGATCGAGTAGCGGCCAAACTTGAAATTAATCCTAACCATCCTTTAAAGATAATAAAGTTTGAGACTGGTAGTCCGTGGTATATAAAAGTAGCAGGTCACCCTATTACTCTAACTATCGTTACCAATTTAATGATAGCGGGGGCTCAATACATTCATGCGAGTTATACGGAAAATTCTCCGCTAAACACCATTCCGAAAGCTGCTGAAGCCGCAGATAAAATTTTAAAAGTCACTTCACAATTGAAGAAAGCTGGCCTTGATGTTGAGGCACAGGAACGCCAGGTAAATGAAACTATTTCCATTCTTGCTAAAGAGTTAAATGCACTTGTTGCTGATCAATATCAAATGGAAATCAACGGAAAAGAAACAAAAGTATCTGGATCGTCCGACAAATATCTTGAACAGGCAAGACAGACATTCATTGAACAGCAAAAGTAAATATAGACAAACAAGAAAATGCGAAGAATATTTGAAGAAGCATTCAGCAACTACGACCAATATAAATGAAAAATAACCTCCTTCAGAGTAATTAGCGAATAAAAACCATGCGAGCAGTCATCCAACGCGTTACATCCGCCAAGGTCATGGTCGGTGATCGACAGACCGGGGCCATTGACCAGGGCCTGCTGGTCCTCCTGGGTGTTCACAAAGACGACGAATCAAAGGACATCACTTGGCTGGCCGACAAGATAGTCAACCTGCGCATTTTTGAGGACGAGGAGGGCAAGATGAACCACTCCCTCACAGACACTGGCGGTTCCATGCTCATCGTGTCTCAGTTCACTCTGCTGGCCGACTGCCGCAAAGGCCGGCGGCCCTCCTGGTCAGAGGCCGCACCGCCGGACAAGGCGCGGCAACTGTATGAGGAGTTTGTCCAGGCTGTTGCCAACTCCGGCATCACCACCGCCACCGGAGAATTCCAGGCCATGATGGAGGTCAGCCTGGTTAATTCGGGCCCTGTCACTATTCTCCTTGATTCCCACAAGCAATTTTAGGACAATATCCCTATTGTTTTTTCCGGTCTGCGCCGGTACCCGTCAATTCAACCCCAACAAGGTCTCATATGACAGATTTCATCCCAGGTTCCACCTATCATGGATTTATCTTGCGACGAAAAGAGCATGTTGCTGATATCAATTCCGAAGTCTATCTCTTTGAGCACGAGGTGCTCGGCACGCCAGCCCTGGCCATAAAAAACGCCGACCCGAATAAGACCTTCTGTTTCACCTTTCAGACTGTCCCCGAGGATTCCACCGGGGTTGCCCATATCCTGGAGCATTCCGTGCTCATGGGCTCGAAAAAATATCCGGTCCATGATGTGTTCGGGGAGATCAATAAGGGCGGCCTGACCACCTTTCTCAATGCCATGACCGGTTCCGACACCACCTGGTATCCCTTTGCCAGCCGTAATACGACGGAATACTTTAATATCATGGATGTCTATTGCGATGTTGTCCTCAATCCCCTGCTCCCCCGCAGCACCTTTGAGCAGGAGGGCTGGCATTATCATAAGGAATCTGAAGATGCGCCCTTGCAATTCCAGGGCGTGGTCCTCAATGAGATGAAAGGGGCCTTTTCCGACCCTATCCGCTCCATCTTTCATCACACCTTTGGCGGCCTGATGCCGAACTCAACCTATGCCCACGAGTCCGGTGGCGACCCCTCGGTCATCCCGGACCTCAGTTATGAGCAGTTTGTCGAGTTCCATCGCACACATTATCACCCCTCCAACGGGATCCTCTTTTTTTACGGCGATGCGGACCTGGACCAGGAGCTGGCAGCGGTGCAGGATAATTTTCTCGCCTCCTATGACGAACCAGGCAGCAAGGCCGAGATTGTCCGAGGGGATGACATCAGCGAACCGGTCTTTATTGAGGATGGCTATGCTGTGCAGCCGGGCAGCGACCTCAGCGGCAAGACCTATCTGGCGGTGGGCACGGCCGTGGGTACGGTCCTTGATCGTCAGCAGAATACCGCTTTTCAGATTATCGCCAATATCCTCTATAACTCCGATGCCTCTCCTCTGAAAAAGGCCATTGTCGAGGCTGGTCTATGCCGGGATTTCGGCGGGCTCTTTTTGGCAGATTCCTGTTATAAGACCTTTATGATGACCTATCTGGCCGGATCTGAGGCCGATAAACGGGACAGTTTTCTCGAGCTCTATCGTCGCACCCTGGAAGAGATTGTTGCCCAGGGGCTTGATCAGGATTTGGTCCTCTCCGAGCTGAATAAGTATGAATTTGCCTTTCGGGAAGATCTGACCAAGGCCCAGCGGGGCCTGGACCTTATCGGTAAGGTCTTGCCTGCCCTGAAACACGGTTCTGATCCCTTTGAGGCCCTGGCCATTGAGGATCTTTTTGCTTCGATTCGAAAAAAGGCCCTGGAAGAAAAGTATTTTGAGGAGCTTATTCGCAATGAGCTCCTGGAAAACCTGGCCTTTGTTGCGGTCACCCTCTCTCCTGACCAGGAAAAGGCTACCCAGACGGCGGAGCAGGAACAGCAGCGGTTGGCCGCCTATGAGCAGACCCTTGATCAGGAAAAGACAGCAACCCTGATCGCCAAGACCCAGGAGCTGATGCAACTCCAGCAGACCCCGAATTCCGAGGAAACCCTGGCCTTGCTGCCCCGTCTGTCCCGCCAGGACCTGGATCGGAAGCCCGATTTTCTTCGGGCCGAAGTGACGGATACCGATGATGTGACCTGCATCATTAATGAGCTGGATACCAATGCCATTGCCTATGTCCAGATAGGCCTGGATTGCTCGGCAATCTCTGCGGACTTGCTCCCTTGGCTTGACCTGTTTGGCACCATTGCCACTGAGATCGGTACCGCCTCTCGGGACTATATGCGTTTTGCCAAGGATATCAATATCTGCACCGGTGGCTTCAGTCATTCCTTTGCCACCTATCAGCAGATGAATGCCCCGGAGACCCTGCAGCCCATCCTTTGGTTCCAGATCAAGGCCCTGTCCGGTTATCTCCCGCAGGCGCTTGAGCTGGTCAGCGAGGTCTTTGCTGATCTGGACCTGACGAATCGTCAGCGTATCCGGGAGATTGTCTTGCGGGAGTTCACCTGGACAGAACATAATGTCCAGAGTGAGGGCTATAGTCTGGCTGCTTCCAGGGTTTTTGCCCATTTGAGCCGGTCCGGGATGATGAATGAGTATGTCCACGGAGTAACTTCATACTTGAAGCTGAAAGAACTGGTTGCTGCCTATGACGAGCAGGAAGAGGTTTTTCTTGCTTGTCTTGAGGCCCTGCGCACCCAGGTGTTTCAGCCAGAGAACCTGAAGATCGCTATAAGCGGTTCTCGGCAGGATATCGAGGTGATAAAGGAGCAGGCAGGGACTGTACGCAGCTCTTTGCAAGGGAGGCAACAACAGATTGAGGAAATTACATTTCCCGATTTGCCTGCCAATCAAGCCTTCACCACCTCTGCTGATGTGGTCTATAACGTGCAGGGGTGCAGTCTGTTTACTGAGCTGGAGCAATATCGAGGCGATTTTGAGGTACTCAAGACCTGGTTATCCCGTGATTACCTTTGGAATACAGTCCGGCAGCTGGGTGGTGCCTATGGCTGTTTTGTCCAGCTCCATCAATTAACAGGTAATGTTGCCCTGGTCAGCTATCGTGATCCCCAGGTAAGCAAGACCTATGCCGCCTATGATGCCATTGCCGATGCAGTGAGCAAGCTGGAGCTCAGCCGGGAAAAGTTGGATCAGCTCATCATCGGGACCTACGGTACCTTGAACCCACTCCAGTCCCCGGCAGTGCAGGGGCTTGCGGCCCGGAATGAGTACTTGTGCGCGATTACCCCGGAGTATAAGCAGAAGCGGATTGGTCGGGTGATTGATACGGAGGTGGAAGATATGCGTTCCTATGCCGCCTTATTGGAGAACCTCAGCAGCAAGGGCTTCCGGGCAACGATCGGCAGTGGCGAGAAGATCAAGGCTCATGCCGAGCTCTTTGATGATATCCTTGGGCTGTAATGTGGATGAAGAGTTGAAAACCGGTGTCAGCATCAGTACCCATGCGGTGCTGATGCTGGAGCGGAGGCGTGTGTTTTACACAGAGCTGTCAGGGACCGGGAGTCAGATACTCGTTGAGTAACATATATCAGACAGCTTGTGTCGGAAATGATAATTTCAGAACCATGCCGCATCGCGCAGGATATCCGCCGGAGGATAATTGATCAGAGAGACATTATAATCCGCCAGAATCTCTGCAAAGGCCCTTGTGGAAAGTCCGGCAAGTTCAGCAGCCTGACCCAGGGACAGTTTCTCTGCCTCATACATCTTTGCAGCCAGAAACCTCTTGGTCTCCCGTACATTGAGCTGTAAACGCTCCGGTATAGTTATTGTGCATTGCGGCATTATGTGCTCTCCCTGATAACTTTCTGATTGCTGAACAGATTGATGGAGCGTCCCTGAAACACTTAATAGGATATTACCTGATGCGGGAAAGCGGGGCAAGATGAATGCGGCAGCCGGGCAGGGTACCCCCCTGAACCGAAAATGGTGCAGGGGGGGCTAAAGGCTATCAATAACAGGTTAGAACTTCTGGCATATTTGATAGGTGTCATCGTACCATCTACCAAAAATTTTTACCTTACCAACTATATCTGCACAAACTTCACGTTCGCCAGCCCAGCAAATTCTTGCTTCAGCCCGAATATCGCCTCCGCCCGAATTGACATCCGAACACACCCCTTGCTCTGTTAGACATACCTTTGGCAACTTAAACTCCTCTGAAAATCCACCACCCGAGACTTCAATTGAACTCTCTACACAGGGGTTTCCTTCGTCATCAAGTGAAATTGACAAGCTAGTGCTAACAGTTACAGAAAGCTTGACTGTAAAACTACCAGAAAATGTTCTTGTAAATATATTGCTCATGATTTGCTCCCTTTTTTAATTAACCGACCAATACTCCCTTTGAGGAAGAATTCCTACATAATAAAAGAGTACGTGCGGAAAGCAAGATAAGTCAAGTTAAATAGAACCCCGCTTTATTTTTATAGAAACGAGAAGGTGTCAAAAGGTACTCATGAATGTATCACACCCCTTTTTCAGACCGAGCAGCAAGACAGGCTGCTCGGGTAGAACGACGCTCCCTCGTTCCACCAGTTCCCCTGCACACGAAGCCTAGCAATCGTAACCTGTCTGACCGGAGTCAGGATCATCCCGCATGGGCGGTTTGCAAACCCCAAGGTACTACCCCGGCGGGATTCGCTACGTTCGTCTCAAGCTCCCTGACTGGCACAGGCGCCCTCTTCGACAAAAAAAGAGTATTCTTTACCAAAAGGATAAATACAGACGTTGATAAATGTCGATTTTTGGAGAATCTAAAGGGTACCCCTCAGGGTATCTAAAGGGTACCCCTCAGGAAGGCAAACCTTACGCCTTTTGGAAAGCAAAGCCTATGCCTTTTGTCTTGCGGAAGGCATGCTGATCGTCGGACGGTGACACTGGTGAGGATCAAACGCTGACGCTCGTTAGGGTCGGACCGCAACCATGCATTTGCAGGATAACCCACCGGAGGAGCAGAGATCGGAAGCGCTACAAGAGGAAGGTCTGCCGCCTTTGCCAGTTATGCAGGAGGTCTAATGGTTGGGTGCTTGATCTTCAGAGACTTCAGCAACGAGAAGAGGCGTCTTCATGGCGGGTCGATGCTCTTTCAGGTAG is from Candidatus Electrothrix sp. GW3-4 and encodes:
- a CDS encoding insulinase family protein codes for the protein MTDFIPGSTYHGFILRRKEHVADINSEVYLFEHEVLGTPALAIKNADPNKTFCFTFQTVPEDSTGVAHILEHSVLMGSKKYPVHDVFGEINKGGLTTFLNAMTGSDTTWYPFASRNTTEYFNIMDVYCDVVLNPLLPRSTFEQEGWHYHKESEDAPLQFQGVVLNEMKGAFSDPIRSIFHHTFGGLMPNSTYAHESGGDPSVIPDLSYEQFVEFHRTHYHPSNGILFFYGDADLDQELAAVQDNFLASYDEPGSKAEIVRGDDISEPVFIEDGYAVQPGSDLSGKTYLAVGTAVGTVLDRQQNTAFQIIANILYNSDASPLKKAIVEAGLCRDFGGLFLADSCYKTFMMTYLAGSEADKRDSFLELYRRTLEEIVAQGLDQDLVLSELNKYEFAFREDLTKAQRGLDLIGKVLPALKHGSDPFEALAIEDLFASIRKKALEEKYFEELIRNELLENLAFVAVTLSPDQEKATQTAEQEQQRLAAYEQTLDQEKTATLIAKTQELMQLQQTPNSEETLALLPRLSRQDLDRKPDFLRAEVTDTDDVTCIINELDTNAIAYVQIGLDCSAISADLLPWLDLFGTIATEIGTASRDYMRFAKDINICTGGFSHSFATYQQMNAPETLQPILWFQIKALSGYLPQALELVSEVFADLDLTNRQRIREIVLREFTWTEHNVQSEGYSLAASRVFAHLSRSGMMNEYVHGVTSYLKLKELVAAYDEQEEVFLACLEALRTQVFQPENLKIAISGSRQDIEVIKEQAGTVRSSLQGRQQQIEEITFPDLPANQAFTTSADVVYNVQGCSLFTELEQYRGDFEVLKTWLSRDYLWNTVRQLGGAYGCFVQLHQLTGNVALVSYRDPQVSKTYAAYDAIADAVSKLELSREKLDQLIIGTYGTLNPLQSPAVQGLAARNEYLCAITPEYKQKRIGRVIDTEVEDMRSYAALLENLSSKGFRATIGSGEKIKAHAELFDDILGL
- a CDS encoding UPF0175 family protein, coding for MPQCTITIPERLQLNVRETKRFLAAKMYEAEKLSLGQAAELAGLSTRAFAEILADYNVSLINYPPADILRDAAWF
- the dtd gene encoding D-aminoacyl-tRNA deacylase, with the protein product MRAVIQRVTSAKVMVGDRQTGAIDQGLLVLLGVHKDDESKDITWLADKIVNLRIFEDEEGKMNHSLTDTGGSMLIVSQFTLLADCRKGRRPSWSEAAPPDKARQLYEEFVQAVANSGITTATGEFQAMMEVSLVNSGPVTILLDSHKQF